Part of the Pedobacter sp. MC2016-14 genome is shown below.
CAGTGAGATGGACCTGGCTTAAGCTAAGGCTGCTTAACTTTTTTACAGGTGAGTATGTTACTGATGCACTGCGCAATACCATCACAATAGTTCTTCCTATTACACTGCTCTTCATGGTTGGTAACCCTAAAGCTGCCATAGGCATAGGTGTAGGGACTTTGCTTATTAGTTTAACAGACCTTCCCGGAAATAAAAGAGACAAATTTGGTACGGGAGGCTTAAGTATCCTGGTTTTCTTTCTAACGGCCCTAATCATCTCTTCGGCAATCGGAAAGCCATGGCTTACGGCAACAGCATTTTTTGTGCTTACTTTTTTACTTTCCATGTTGTCTGTTTTTGGTAGCAGGGCAGGGCTCAGTGGTACCATGGCCATCATTTTAAGTACTTTTACACTTGGTCTGCATCCAGATGCACCGCTGTTATTTAGTTTTTATATCCTCATCGGGGCATTGTGGTATTATCTTATCAGCTTTATCCAGATTACCCTTTGGCCATACAGGTCGCTGCACCATGCTATTTTTGAATGTATCAACAGTACCGCATTTTACCTTCAGGCTAAAGCCAAATGTTACAATCCTCAAATCCCACTGGAAGAATGCTATCAGGAAGGTATTGGATTGCATATTGCTGTGAGCGAAAAACAAGATCTGGTGAGGAATCTGCTCCTGAGTGATAAAACAGCCATGAAGCCCTCGAACTTAAAGGGTCAACGGCTGCTGCTTGTTGCACAAAGCGTGATTGGACTGTATGAACAAGTAACGGCAATTCACTATGATTATAACTTTATCAGGCAAACACTTAAACCCTCAGAAAGCCTGCCACACATAGAGCAACTCATCAAAATCCTTGCAGAGAGCCTGGAACAGTTGGGTAGGGTGTTTCTCAACTCTTCTGCTTCTAAATATAAATTTAGTCGCCTGGCAGAATTTAATAAAATTCAGCATGTTCTTCAGCAAATTGCTCAGCAGGAAGATAAAGTTAACGCCACTATCCTGTTCAGGATTATTGAGAATATGGAAGAAATTGCCAGGTATATCCAGCAAATTCGGGAAGAGAAACTAAAAACCAGGTCGCAGTTAAGTCCTCAAAATGATCCTGCGGCCTATGCGCTTTTCTTGTCGCAGCAGCGGGTTAATTTTAGCTTGTTTAAACAGCACCTGTCTTTAAAATCGGCTACTTTCCGGTTTTCTCTCCGCCTGGCCATATCCTTTTTACTCGGATATGCTGTAATCCTGCTGTTCCCTCAAAGTAACTATAGCTATTGGATTCTCCTTACCATTGTTATTGTAGCCCGGCCCAGGTTTGCCATCACCTGGAAAAGAAATAAGGAGCGTTTATCTGGCACCTTTGCCGGCCTTATTGTTGGTTTACTGCTGCTATGGCTCATATCCGATCCTATCCTCTTGCTGATCATAGCAGCCATAATGCTGTTTGGTTTTTTTGCGTTTAACCGAATCCGGTATAGCATTAGTGTAATGTGTATCACACCTGCCGTAATGCTGTGTTTAACTTTATACCATGGACATACAGACCATATTATCACAGAGCGGGTTTATTTTACTGTTGCAGGTTGTGCCATCGCTTTTTTAAATGTCTATCTGTTTCCGATCTGGGAAAACAGTCAGCTAAAAACCTTAATTGCAAGTAATATTGAAGCCAATGTAATGTATTTAAAAGAAGTGCTTGCATGGATAAATGGAGAAGAAGCCAACATGAGTAAATGTGGCCTGGCCCGTAAAAATGCACATTTAAAATTGGCCCGTTTTTCTGAAGCACTCGCATTTACCACTTTTGAGCCTAAAAGTAAGCATGTAAACCTTATTGCCATGCGTGCTGTTCAAACCTTAATCTTTCGGATCAATGCTGTCATCACCTCATTGCAGTTGTCTGCCGCTGTGGAGTTGCAAAAGCAGGAAAATGAGCAACTGGCCGTACAGGTTATGAATAATTTGAATAACTGCCTGGAAGCTGACTTGATTGATGAACCGCCGTCAGGGCAGTACATTTACCGTGACTTTCCTCATCAGCTGGATTATTTACTCAGCCTGTCTGCCCAATTGGAAGCTCAGTTTAAAAAGAAATAAACCGGGCTTTAAATAAGTGCGGCTTTGGCGGCAAGCATCATGTGCGGACTAAAGCAGAGTAATTCCTGATCTGCTTCTGTAAGTTTGAGTAGCTCAAGTAAACGCTGCCTCTTAGCCGGTGTAGCCCAACTTTCAAAATACTTATTGTCCATCCATGCCATTCCTTCTACCGCAAAAAGTGCCAATGGATGAAGCCCGGCTAGTTTAAACTCGCTTAGGAGGGAGCTTGGGCTGTGAAAAAATGCTTGTGCAAGCATTCCCGGAAATGCTGCAGGTGGCTGGTGCTCACCGCTTAATAATTCCTTTTTGCACATGTCAAAGACTTCGGGAAGGTGAATCATGCCACTCTGTAAGGCAGCAACTGTAGAAGCGGCTTTGTTGATGGCGAAGCCAAGTATGGTTCCCCCGGGTTTTAAAACACGGCTTGCCTCCTTTAATGCGGCAATACGTTCATCCAGTTTTTGTAAATGATATAATGGGCCATGAAGAATCACCAGGTCTGCAGACTGGTCTGCCAAAGGCAAAGTACGGGCCTCGCCTAAAAAACTTTGAAACTTAAATTTAGATTGCTTAGATCGTTTTTCGGCCTGTTGTATGTGTTTGGCAACTGGATCTATCAAAACCACCTGATGGCCAAATGTAGAAAGCCAGCTGGCATAATGGCCTGGCCCGCCACCTACATCTGCAATGGTACCGCTTGCAGCAGGGAGGTAGCGGGAAATCAGGTCTTTATTTCTTTCAAATTCAAGAGGTCCCAGACCCAGTTTCAACCTGGATTCTTCTTCACTTTGTGTGTAGAAACTGGAAATTTCTGAGGCAATTAATCCCATAAAAATTGATGAAAGCTGGCTGTAATTTTTTTTAAGCTTTAACGCGCTCTACATACTCACCAGTACGGGTATCTATTTTAATTTTGTCGCCTACGTTTACAAACAAAGGAACCTTAATCTCTATACCATTTTCGGTACTTGCGTATTTCTGTGCCCCTGAAGAAGTATCGCCTTTAACTGCGGGTTCTGCATAGGTAATTTCCAACTCTACAAAATTTGGTGCTTGTGCCATAATAGGTTCTTCACTTTCAAACGAAACGATTACATCCATACCTTCTTTTAAGAATTTTGCAGAAGGTCCAAACAATGCTTTAGGGATGTTGAACTGATCAAAAGTATTGTTGTCCATTACAATGAAGTAATCACCTTCTTCGTAAAGATACTGAAAATCATTGGTGTCTACACGGCAAATTTCAACCTGCTCATCGGTTGCCAAACGGGCCTCCACAATTTTTCCAGTTTTAATGTTGCGCCATTTGCCAAGGTAAAAAGCGCCTCCTTTACCTGGTGTGCGGTGCAGGATCTCAATAACTGTTACCAATTCGCTGTTGAAACGTAAAATATTTCCGACTTTAATTTCAGATGCTTTTGCCATAAAAGATTTTAATTGTAAAATTTGAGCCCAAAGATATGCGCTTTTTCGAGTTTTTAAAGTCTTATGTGTTAAGATATATCTCAAGTTTCTACCAAACCATTCTTTATTTTTTGTAAATTAGGGCATGGAACTAAAACAGGATATTGCCGGTTTGGAAGATATCGTCCTTTTTGTCAATAATTTTTATACAAAAGTACAAGAAGACGAATTGATTGGGCCCGTTTTTAACGGGGTCATTAGCAACTGGCAACCTCATTTAGACCGTATGTATAGTTTCTGGAATGCAGTGCTTTTTGGTGTTCCAGGATTTAAAGGCAATCCCTTTGCCAGGCATGCCCCACTTGCCATTGAGGCCCGGCATTTTGACAGGTGGCTCTTGCTGTTTAATCAAACTATTGATGCTCATTTTTCTGGTGAAATTGCTGAGCTAACCAAAGTAAAAGCTCAACTTATGGCCGCTCTTTTTTTAAGCAAACTACAAAATATGAAAGGCGGGGCCAGCAGGGTTATCGTTTAAATTGTAGATTGCGGGACGAATTTATGATGTATGCCCAATAAGAAAGAAACGTTAACACACCAGGATAAAACCTTTTCAAATGTTGATTATGCCGAAAAGTCTTTGGAAAACAGGGAGTTTATTAAATGTGAATTTATAGGTTGCGATTTTTCAAAAAGCGACTTAAGTTATAACGATTTTATCGACTGCCACTTTAAACAGTGTAATTTCTCGCTTACAGTGGTTACAGGAGCAGGTTTTAGAGATGTAATTTTTACAGGATGCAAGATTTTAGGCGTAGACTTTTCAAAATGTAATAAGTTTTTGTTTTCCTTCTTGTTTGAAAACAGTCATATAGATTATGCTACATTTTACGGTACCAAACTCAGGAAAACGAAATTTATAGCCTGCTCATTAAAGGAAACAGATTTTGAAGCGGCAGATTTGACAGCCGCTGTATTTAGTGACTGTGATCTTACGGGGGCTACCTTTGTGAGGTCTGTACTGGAGAAAGCCGATTTTTGCACCGCCCGTAATTTTAGTATTGATCCTGCAGCAAACCAAATTAAACAGGCTAAATTCTCTGTTACAAACCTTGCCGGCTTGCTGCATAGGTATAACCTGGATATCAATTATGGTGAGTGATGCTGGATTGTCTTTTTGTGCCTATTGAATATAAAGTTATATTTGTACCTACCCAGGCTTATTGGTGTTTTCCTTAAAAATATAGACTTATGCTGAATACAAAAAAAACTTTAGCGCTGCTCCTTTTAAATCTTTCTTTTGCCTTAGCTGGCTCTGCTCAAAACACAATTAACAATTATAAATATGTGTTGGTGCCAGAACGCTTTAGTTTTCTAAAGCAGAATGATCAGTACACGTTAAATACAGTAACCAAAACCCTATTAGAAGATAAGGGCTTTAAGGTGTATTTTGATAATGCCGATCTGCCTTCTGAAATTGCAACCAACAGGTGTACTGCCCTGAACGCAGATTTGTTGTCTAAAAATTCTATGTTTGCCACCAAACTTACACTGGTGCTTAAAGATTGCAAAGGCAATGTCGTTTTTCAGGGTAAAGAAGGCGTAAGCAGAGAAAAAGAATACAACTTATCGTATAACATGGCTTTGCAGGAGGCTTTTAACTCTTTTAAAGAAGTTCCTTACGCTTATAATAGCCCTTCAGCTGCTGTTCCCAGTCCTGTTGCTTCAATTGTTCCCGCTCCTGTTGTGCGCGCAGCTCCTGCCGTTATTGCAGAAGCCTTACCTGCTGCAGGAACGGTATACGCCCAGCCTACGGCTACGGGATATCAGCTTATTGATACTACACCAAAAATCATCCTCAGCTTATTTAAAACCTCAGTTGCCGAGTATTTCATTGCCAGCAATGGTACGGTTAACGGACTTGTATTTAAAAAAGATGCAGACTGGGTTTTTGAATATTATAAAGATACCAAGCTGGTAAGCGAAAAATTACTCATCAAATTTTAAAGATTTGATTCCACATAAAAAAAGCCGCTTAGCGGCTTTTTTTATGTGGATATTATTGAGCTTCTGGTAATTTCCAGTCTGCTCGTTCAAAATGACAAGTGTAGCCGTAAGGGTTTTTCTGCAAATAATCCTGATGTTCCTGCTCTGCATTCCAAAAATCAGTTACAGGCACTACTTCGGTAACAATACTCCCCGGCCATACACCAGACGCCTCCATTTCCGATATCAATTTCCTGGCAGTTTCCCGCTGGCTTTCATTGGCATAAAAAATTGCCGACCGGTAAGATGTGCCGATATCATTTCCTTGTCTGTTTCTTGTTGTAGGGTCGTGGATCTGGAAAAAATACTCCAGTAAACCACGGTAAGTTAACACTGCGGGGTCAAAAACAACCTCAATGCCCTCAGCATGTGTTCCATGATTCCTATAGGTGGCATTAGGAACATCACCACCTGTATAACCAACCACGGTAGAGATTACACCTGGATAATGCCTGATCAATTCTTCAACGCCCCAAAAGCAACCGCCGGCTAAAATGGCTTTTTCAGTATTCATATGTTTTCCTTTTTGATGAGTATAAAGATACGGCTCAAATTTGTAAACAACAATCCTGTTTTTTGCAATCCTATAAGCAAAGCGTCATAATTTATTGTGAATATGAAAACTAATCAGCACATTTGAAACGCTAACCAATTAAACCTCATCTAATACGCTAATTATGAAATCGGCTATATCAAGCGATTCCGGACAGGAAAAAAACACTAAAATACTAAGTGCTGCGGTCATTGTAGCATCTCTGGGTTACTTTGTAGATATTTACGATCTGTTGCTTTTTAGTATCATCAGGGTGCCAAGTTTACAATCGCTTGGGCTCTCGGGTACGGCCCTAACCAATGAAGGGATTACGCTTTTAAATGTTCAAATGATCGGGTTATTGGTAGGAGGAATTTTCTGGGGTATTCTGGGCGATAAAAAAGGACGCTTATCTGTATTATTCGGCTCTATATTTATTTATTCAGTGGCTAATATTGCCAATGGTTTTGCCAATTCTGTTGAATCTTATGGCTTCTGGCGCTTTATCGCAGGCTTTGGCCTTGCCGGTGAATTGGGTGCCGGAATTACCCTGGTTGCCGAACTGATGCCTAAAGAAAAACGTGGTTATGCTACTACGGTAGTAGCTTCTATTGGGGTTAGTGGCGCTGTAGTGGCCTATTTTATTGCAGAGTATTTTAGCTGGAGGACTTCTTACTTTATTGGTGGCGGACTGGGGCTATCCCTTCTTTTACTTAGGGTAGGGGTTTCGGAGTCTGGAATGTTTGGCAAATCTAAAAAGGAGGAACATGTATCTCATGGCAATTTCTTTTTGTTGTTTTCAGACTGGGGTCGTTTTTTTAAATACATGAGGTGTATTTTTATTGGCATCCCACTTTGGTTTGTGGTAGGAATATTGATCACCCTCTCTCCAGAATTTGGTGTCGAACTTGGTGTTCTTGGTCCAGTAAATGGCGGTGCTGCGGTAGCTTGTTGTTACGGTGGACTGGTACTTGGCGATATTGCCAGTGGTTTGTTAAGTCAGGTGTTAAAAAGCAGGATCAAGGTAGTCTATACCTATTTATTTGTAGCCATTATTGCCATTACTATATTTTTCTTTTTAAAAGGGGTTTCAGTCTTCACATTTTATGCAGTATGCGTAGCTTTGGGTTTCTCAGTAGGTTACTGGGTTATTTTTATGACCATTGCTACAGAGCAGTTTGGTACCAACATCAGGGCTACGGTAACTACTACAGCACCCAATTTTGTAAGGGGAATGGTGGTGCCCATCTCTCTTTTATTTCAGTATTTAAGAACGCAACTAAACAATTCTGCCATACAATCCGGTGCCATTGTTGGCGTCATTTGTCTCCTTCTGGCCTTTTGGTCGCTCAGCAAAATGCAAGATACTTTTTCTAAAGATCTGGATTATACGGAGCAATAGCTGCGCTTTCCCAGCCAATTAGGGCTGTTTTGCGGATGTTGCCCCACATGTAACCACCAAAATCCCCTGTGGCCTGTATAACCCGGTGACAGGGGATGAGGAAAGCTACCGGATTACTGCCAATGGCTGTACCTACTGCCCTGGAAGCTGTCGGATTTTCTATCTTGCCAGCCAGGCTGCCATAGGTAGAGAGTTTACCCATTGGGATGTTCAGCAGTGCCTCCCATACCTTGAGCTGAAAATCTGTCCCTTTCAGGTGCAGTTTTATTTCAGGCAGCAGTTGCTGTTTGTTTCCAAAAATAGACAAGGCATTTTGCTGTAAATCCGTTGTCTTTTGCTCAAATGATGCATTGGGGAATTTATTTTTAAGGAGTAAAAGCGCAACAGCTTCCTCCTCTTCATAAAATGCCAGATAACAGATGCCTTTTGCTGTGGAGGCCACCAATACATTTCCGAACTGCGTTGGGGCAAAATGATACTGAATGAGCAGGCTTTTTCCTCCGTTTTTATACTCGGCGGGTGTCATGCCTTCAATATTGATAAATAAATCATGCAGCCTGCTGGTTCCAGAAAGTCCTGTGCCATGCGCTGCATCAAATAATGTAGCCTGTTGCGTTTTTAACAAAGCCTTGGCATGTTCCAGGCTAATGTATTGCAAAAACTTTTTTGGACTGGTACCTGCCCAATCCGAAAAAAGCCGCTG
Proteins encoded:
- a CDS encoding FUSC family membrane protein, producing MGNYGTVRWTWLKLRLLNFFTGEYVTDALRNTITIVLPITLLFMVGNPKAAIGIGVGTLLISLTDLPGNKRDKFGTGGLSILVFFLTALIISSAIGKPWLTATAFFVLTFLLSMLSVFGSRAGLSGTMAIILSTFTLGLHPDAPLLFSFYILIGALWYYLISFIQITLWPYRSLHHAIFECINSTAFYLQAKAKCYNPQIPLEECYQEGIGLHIAVSEKQDLVRNLLLSDKTAMKPSNLKGQRLLLVAQSVIGLYEQVTAIHYDYNFIRQTLKPSESLPHIEQLIKILAESLEQLGRVFLNSSASKYKFSRLAEFNKIQHVLQQIAQQEDKVNATILFRIIENMEEIARYIQQIREEKLKTRSQLSPQNDPAAYALFLSQQRVNFSLFKQHLSLKSATFRFSLRLAISFLLGYAVILLFPQSNYSYWILLTIVIVARPRFAITWKRNKERLSGTFAGLIVGLLLLWLISDPILLLIIAAIMLFGFFAFNRIRYSISVMCITPAVMLCLTLYHGHTDHIITERVYFTVAGCAIAFLNVYLFPIWENSQLKTLIASNIEANVMYLKEVLAWINGEEANMSKCGLARKNAHLKLARFSEALAFTTFEPKSKHVNLIAMRAVQTLIFRINAVITSLQLSAAVELQKQENEQLAVQVMNNLNNCLEADLIDEPPSGQYIYRDFPHQLDYLLSLSAQLEAQFKKK
- a CDS encoding class I SAM-dependent methyltransferase, which gives rise to MGLIASEISSFYTQSEEESRLKLGLGPLEFERNKDLISRYLPAASGTIADVGGGPGHYASWLSTFGHQVVLIDPVAKHIQQAEKRSKQSKFKFQSFLGEARTLPLADQSADLVILHGPLYHLQKLDERIAALKEASRVLKPGGTILGFAINKAASTVAALQSGMIHLPEVFDMCKKELLSGEHQPPAAFPGMLAQAFFHSPSSLLSEFKLAGLHPLALFAVEGMAWMDNKYFESWATPAKRQRLLELLKLTEADQELLCFSPHMMLAAKAALI
- the efp gene encoding elongation factor P encodes the protein MAKASEIKVGNILRFNSELVTVIEILHRTPGKGGAFYLGKWRNIKTGKIVEARLATDEQVEICRVDTNDFQYLYEEGDYFIVMDNNTFDQFNIPKALFGPSAKFLKEGMDVIVSFESEEPIMAQAPNFVELEITYAEPAVKGDTSSGAQKYASTENGIEIKVPLFVNVGDKIKIDTRTGEYVERVKA
- a CDS encoding group III truncated hemoglobin, whose protein sequence is MELKQDIAGLEDIVLFVNNFYTKVQEDELIGPVFNGVISNWQPHLDRMYSFWNAVLFGVPGFKGNPFARHAPLAIEARHFDRWLLLFNQTIDAHFSGEIAELTKVKAQLMAALFLSKLQNMKGGASRVIV
- a CDS encoding pentapeptide repeat-containing protein, which produces MPNKKETLTHQDKTFSNVDYAEKSLENREFIKCEFIGCDFSKSDLSYNDFIDCHFKQCNFSLTVVTGAGFRDVIFTGCKILGVDFSKCNKFLFSFLFENSHIDYATFYGTKLRKTKFIACSLKETDFEAADLTAAVFSDCDLTGATFVRSVLEKADFCTARNFSIDPAANQIKQAKFSVTNLAGLLHRYNLDINYGE
- the msrA gene encoding peptide-methionine (S)-S-oxide reductase MsrA, whose translation is MNTEKAILAGGCFWGVEELIRHYPGVISTVVGYTGGDVPNATYRNHGTHAEGIEVVFDPAVLTYRGLLEYFFQIHDPTTRNRQGNDIGTSYRSAIFYANESQRETARKLISEMEASGVWPGSIVTEVVPVTDFWNAEQEHQDYLQKNPYGYTCHFERADWKLPEAQ
- a CDS encoding MFS transporter encodes the protein MKSAISSDSGQEKNTKILSAAVIVASLGYFVDIYDLLLFSIIRVPSLQSLGLSGTALTNEGITLLNVQMIGLLVGGIFWGILGDKKGRLSVLFGSIFIYSVANIANGFANSVESYGFWRFIAGFGLAGELGAGITLVAELMPKEKRGYATTVVASIGVSGAVVAYFIAEYFSWRTSYFIGGGLGLSLLLLRVGVSESGMFGKSKKEEHVSHGNFFLLFSDWGRFFKYMRCIFIGIPLWFVVGILITLSPEFGVELGVLGPVNGGAAVACCYGGLVLGDIASGLLSQVLKSRIKVVYTYLFVAIIAITIFFFLKGVSVFTFYAVCVALGFSVGYWVIFMTIATEQFGTNIRATVTTTAPNFVRGMVVPISLLFQYLRTQLNNSAIQSGAIVGVICLLLAFWSLSKMQDTFSKDLDYTEQ
- a CDS encoding methylated-DNA--[protein]-cysteine S-methyltransferase; this encodes MNEQDLLNYNRIAAAITYIKANFKKQPNLEELAEKINLSPFHFQRLFSDWAGTSPKKFLQYISLEHAKALLKTQQATLFDAAHGTGLSGTSRLHDLFINIEGMTPAEYKNGGKSLLIQYHFAPTQFGNVLVASTAKGICYLAFYEEEEAVALLLLKNKFPNASFEQKTTDLQQNALSIFGNKQQLLPEIKLHLKGTDFQLKVWEALLNIPMGKLSTYGSLAGKIENPTASRAVGTAIGSNPVAFLIPCHRVIQATGDFGGYMWGNIRKTALIGWESAAIAPYNPDL